Proteins encoded in a region of the Oncorhynchus keta strain PuntledgeMale-10-30-2019 chromosome 3, Oket_V2, whole genome shotgun sequence genome:
- the LOC127915064 gene encoding uncharacterized protein LOC127915064 isoform X7 gives MQLRLRFWQGLSSTGSQVLLWCSGCTAFPLQGDRFCCGAVVAQPFLYREPGSAVVQWLQGLSSTGRQVLLWCSGCTAFPLQGERFCCGAVVAQPFLYRKPGSAVVQWLQGLSSTGRQVLLLCSGCTAFPLQGERFCCGAVVASPFLYREPGSAVVQWLHSLSSTGSQVLLWCSGCKAFPLQGARFCCYGVVAQPFLYREPGSAVVQWLQGLSSTGRQVLLWCSGCTAFPLQGARFCCGAVVARPFLYRETGSAVVQWLHSLSSTGSQVLQWLQGLSSTGRQVMLWCSGCTAFPLQGDRFCCGAVVAQPFLYREPGPAVVQWLHSLSSTGSQVLLWCSGCTAFPLQGARFCCGAVVAQPFLYREPGSAVVQWLQGLSSTGSQVLLWCSGCKAFPLQGDRFCCGAVVARPFLYRETGSAVVQWLHSLSSYREPGFPVSTLLNVKVFLRF, from the exons atgcagctccgtctcaggttctggcaaggcctttcctctacagggagccaggttctgctgtggtgcagtggttgcacagcctttcctctacagggagacag gttctgctgtggtgcagtggttgcacagcctttcctctacagggagccaggttctgctgtggtgcagtggttgcaaggcctttcctctacagggagacaggttctgctgtggtgcagtggttgcacagcctttcctctacagggagaaaggttctgctgtggtgcagtggttgcacagcctttcctctacaggaagccaggttctgctgtggtgcagtggttgcaaggcctttcctctacagggagacaggttctgctgttatgcagtggttgcacagcctttcctctacagggagaaaggttctgctgtggtgcagtggttgcaagccctttcctctacagggagccaggttctgctgtggtgcagtggttgcacagcctttcctctacaggaagccaggttctgctgtggtgcagtggttgcaaggcctttcctctacagggagccaggttctgctgttatggagtggttgcacagcctttcctctacagggagccaggttctgctgtggtgcagtggttgcaaggcctttcctctacagggagacaggttctgctgtggtgcagtggttgcacagcctttcctctacagggagccaggttctgctgtggtgcagtggttgcaaggcctttcctctacagggagactggttctgctgtggtgcagtggttgcacagcctttcctctacaggaaGCCAGGTTCTGCAGTGGTTGCAaggcctttcctctacagggagacaggttatgctgtggtgcagtggttgcacagcctttcctctacagggagacaggttctgctgtggtgcagtggttgcacagcctttcctctacagggagccaggtcctgctgtggtgcagtggttgcacagcctttcctctacagggagccaggttctgctgtggtgcagtggttgcacagcctttcctctacagggagccaggttctgctgtggtgcagtggttgcacagcctttcctctacagggagccag gttctgctgtggtgcagtggttgcaaggcctttcctctacagggagccaggttctgctgtggtgcagtggttgcaaggcctttcctctacagggagacag gttctgctgtggtgcagtggttgcaaggcctttcctctacagggagacaggttctgctgtggtgcagtggttgcacagcctttcctcttacagggagccaggttttcctgtgtctacccttctcaatgtcaaggtttttctaaggttttga
- the LOC127915064 gene encoding uncharacterized protein LOC127915064 isoform X5: MQLRLRFWQGLSSTGSQVLLWCSGCTAFPLQGDRFCCGAVVAQPFLYREPGSAVVQWLQGLSSTGRQVLLWCSGCTAFPLQGERFCCGAVVAQPFLYRKPGSAVVQWLQGLSSTGRQVLLLCSGCTAFPLQGERFCCGAVVASPFLYREPGSAVVQWLHSLSSTGSQVLLWCSGCKAFPLQGARFCCGAVVARPFLYRETGSAVVQWLHSLSSTGSQVLLWCSGCKAFPLQGDWFCCGAVVAQPFLYRKPGSAVVARPFLYRETGYAVVQWLHSLSSTGRQVLLWCSGCTAFPLQGARSCCGAVVAQPFLYREPGSAVVQWLHSLSSTGSQVLLWCSGCTAFPLQGARFCCGAVVAQPFLYREPGSAVVQWLQGLSSTGSQVLLWCSGCKAFPLQGDRFCCGAVVARPFLYRETGSAVVQWLHSLSSYREPGFPVSTLLNVKVFLRF; encoded by the exons atgcagctccgtctcaggttctggcaaggcctttcctctacagggagccaggttctgctgtggtgcagtggttgcacagcctttcctctacagggagacag gttctgctgtggtgcagtggttgcacagcctttcctctacagggagccaggttctgctgtggtgcagtggttgcaaggcctttcctctacagggagacaggttctgctgtggtgcagtggttgcacagcctttcctctacagggagaaaggttctgctgtggtgcagtggttgcacagcctttcctctacaggaagccaggttctgctgtggtgcagtggttgcaaggcctttcctctacagggagacaggttctgctgttatgcagtggttgcacagcctttcctctacagggagaaaggttctgctgtggtgcagtggttgcaagccctttcctctacagggagccaggttctgctgtggtgcagtggttgcacagcctttcctctacaggaagccaggttctgctgtggtgcagtggttgcaaggcctttcctctacagggagccag gttctgctgtggtgcagtggttgcaaggcctttcctctacagggagacaggttctgctgtggtgcagtggttgcacagcctttcctctacagggagccaggttctgctgtggtgcagtggttgcaaggcctttcctctacagggagactggttctgctgtggtgcagtggttgcacagcctttcctctacaggaaGCCAGGTTCTGCAGTGGTTGCAaggcctttcctctacagggagacaggttatgctgtggtgcagtggttgcacagcctttcctctacagggagacaggttctgctgtggtgcagtggttgcacagcctttcctctacagggagccaggtcctgctgtggtgcagtggttgcacagcctttcctctacagggagccaggttctgctgtggtgcagtggttgcacagcctttcctctacagggagccaggttctgctgtggtgcagtggttgcacagcctttcctctacagggagccaggttctgctgtggtgcagtggttgcacagcctttcctctacagggagccag gttctgctgtggtgcagtggttgcaaggcctttcctctacagggagccaggttctgctgtggtgcagtggttgcaaggcctttcctctacagggagacag gttctgctgtggtgcagtggttgcaaggcctttcctctacagggagacaggttctgctgtggtgcagtggttgcacagcctttcctcttacagggagccaggttttcctgtgtctacccttctcaatgtcaaggtttttctaaggttttga
- the LOC127915064 gene encoding uncharacterized protein LOC127915064 isoform X11: protein MQLRLRFWQGLSSTGSQVLLWCSGCTAFPLQGDRFCCGAVVAQPFLYREPGSAVVQWLQGLSSTGRQVLLWCSGCTAFPLQGERFCCGAVVAQPFLYRKPGSAVVQWLQGLSSTGRQVLLLCSGCTAFPLQGERFCCGAVVASPFLYREPGSAVVQWLHSLSSTGSQVLLWCSGCKAFPLQGARFCCGAVVARPFLYRETGSAVVQWLHSLSSTGSQVLLWCSGCKAFPLQGDWFCCGAVVAQPFLYRKPGSAVVARPFLYRETGYAVVQWLHSLSSTGRQVLLWCSGCTAFPLQGARSCCGAVVAQPFLYREPGSAVVQWLHSLSSTGSQVLLWCSGCTAFPLQGARFCCGAVVAQPFLYREPGSAVVQWLQGLSSTGSQVLLWCSGCKAFPLQGDRFCCGAVVAQPFLLQGARFSCVYPSQCQGFSKVLISNHGQIVIHGVLST from the exons atgcagctccgtctcaggttctggcaaggcctttcctctacagggagccaggttctgctgtggtgcagtggttgcacagcctttcctctacagggagacag gttctgctgtggtgcagtggttgcacagcctttcctctacagggagccaggttctgctgtggtgcagtggttgcaaggcctttcctctacagggagacaggttctgctgtggtgcagtggttgcacagcctttcctctacagggagaaaggttctgctgtggtgcagtggttgcacagcctttcctctacaggaagccaggttctgctgtggtgcagtggttgcaaggcctttcctctacagggagacaggttctgctgttatgcagtggttgcacagcctttcctctacagggagaaaggttctgctgtggtgcagtggttgcaagccctttcctctacagggagccaggttctgctgtggtgcagtggttgcacagcctttcctctacaggaagccaggttctgctgtggtgcagtggttgcaaggcctttcctctacagggagccag gttctgctgtggtgcagtggttgcaaggcctttcctctacagggagacaggttctgctgtggtgcagtggttgcacagcctttcctctacagggagccaggttctgctgtggtgcagtggttgcaaggcctttcctctacagggagactggttctgctgtggtgcagtggttgcacagcctttcctctacaggaaGCCAGGTTCTGCAGTGGTTGCAaggcctttcctctacagggagacaggttatgctgtggtgcagtggttgcacagcctttcctctacagggagacaggttctgctgtggtgcagtggttgcacagcctttcctctacagggagccaggtcctgctgtggtgcagtggttgcacagcctttcctctacagggagccaggttctgctgtggtgcagtggttgcacagcctttcctctacagggagccaggttctgctgtggtgcagtggttgcacagcctttcctctacagggagccaggttctgctgtggtgcagtggttgcacagcctttcctctacagggagccag gttctgctgtggtgcagtggttgcaaggcctttcctctacagggagccaggttctgctgtggtgcagtggttgcaaggcctttcctctacagggagacaggttctgctgtggtgcagtggttgcacagcctttcctcttacagggagccaggttttcctgtgtctacccttctcaatgtcaaggtttttctaaggttttgatcagtaaccatggtcaaatagttatcCACGGTGTACTGTCGacttag
- the LOC127915064 gene encoding uncharacterized protein LOC127915064 isoform X18 — MQLRLRFWQGLSSTGSQVLLWCSGCTAFPLQGDRFCCGAVVAQPFLYREPGSAVVQWLQGLSSTGRQVLLWCSGCTAFPLQGERFCCGAVVAQPFLYRKPGSAVVQWLQGLSSTGRQVLLLCSGCTAFPLQGERFCCGAVVASPFLYREPGSAVVQWLHSLSSTGSQVLLWCSGCKAFPLQGARFCCGAVVARPFLYRETGSAVVQWLHSLSSTGSQVLLWCSGCKAFPLQGDWFCCGAVVAQPFLYRKPGSAVVARPFLYRETGYAVVQWLHSLSSTGRQVLLWCSGCTAFPLQGARSCCGAVVAQPFLYREPGSAVVQWLHSLSSTGSQVLLWCSGCTAFPLQGARFCCGAVVARPFLYREPGSAVVQWLQGLSSTGRQVLLWCSGCKAFPLQGDRFCCGAVVAQPFLLQGARFSCVYPSQCQGFSKVLISNHGQIVIHGVLST, encoded by the exons atgcagctccgtctcaggttctggcaaggcctttcctctacagggagccaggttctgctgtggtgcagtggttgcacagcctttcctctacagggagacag gttctgctgtggtgcagtggttgcacagcctttcctctacagggagccaggttctgctgtggtgcagtggttgcaaggcctttcctctacagggagacaggttctgctgtggtgcagtggttgcacagcctttcctctacagggagaaaggttctgctgtggtgcagtggttgcacagcctttcctctacaggaagccaggttctgctgtggtgcagtggttgcaaggcctttcctctacagggagacaggttctgctgttatgcagtggttgcacagcctttcctctacagggagaaaggttctgctgtggtgcagtggttgcaagccctttcctctacagggagccaggttctgctgtggtgcagtggttgcacagcctttcctctacaggaagccaggttctgctgtggtgcagtggttgcaaggcctttcctctacagggagccag gttctgctgtggtgcagtggttgcaaggcctttcctctacagggagacaggttctgctgtggtgcagtggttgcacagcctttcctctacagggagccaggttctgctgtggtgcagtggttgcaaggcctttcctctacagggagactggttctgctgtggtgcagtggttgcacagcctttcctctacaggaaGCCAGGTTCTGCAGTGGTTGCAaggcctttcctctacagggagacaggttatgctgtggtgcagtggttgcacagcctttcctctacagggagacaggttctgctgtggtgcagtggttgcacagcctttcctctacagggagccaggtcctgctgtggtgcagtggttgcacagcctttcctctacagggagccaggttctgctgtggtgcagtggttgcacagcctttcctctacagggagccaggttctgctgtggtgcagtggttgcacagcctttcctctacagggagccag gttctgctgtggtgcagtggttgcaaggcctttcctctacagggagccaggttctgctgtggtgcagtggttgcaaggcctttcctctacagggagacag gttctgctgtggtgcagtggttgcaaggcctttcctctacagggagacaggttctgctgtggtgcagtggttgcacagcctttcctcttacagggagccaggttttcctgtgtctacccttctcaatgtcaaggtttttctaaggttttgatcagtaaccatggtcaaatagttatcCACGGTGTACTGTCGacttag
- the LOC127915064 gene encoding uncharacterized protein LOC127915064 isoform X15 — translation MQLRLRFWQGLSSTGSQVLLWCSGCTAFPLQGDRFCCGAVVAQPFLYREPGSAVVQWLQGLSSTGRQVLLWCSGCTAFPLQGERFCCGAVVAQPFLYRKPGSAVVQWLQGLSSTGRQVLLLCSGCTAFPLQGERFCCGAVVASPFLYREPGSAVVQWLHSLSSTGSQVLLWCSGCKAFPLQGARFCCGAVVARPFLYRETGSAVVQWLHSLSSTGSQVLLWCSGCKAFPLQGDWFCCGAVVAQPFLYRKPGSAVVARPFLYRETGYAVVQWLHSLSSTGRQVLLWCSGCTAFPLQGARSCCGAVVAQPFLYREPGSAVVQWLHSLSSTGSQVLLWCSGCTAFPLQGARFCCGAVVARPFLYRETGSAVVQWLQGLSSTGSQVLLWCSGCKAFPLQGDRFCCGAVVAQPFLLQGARFSCVYPSQCQGFSKVLISNHGQIVIHGVLST, via the exons atgcagctccgtctcaggttctggcaaggcctttcctctacagggagccaggttctgctgtggtgcagtggttgcacagcctttcctctacagggagacag gttctgctgtggtgcagtggttgcacagcctttcctctacagggagccaggttctgctgtggtgcagtggttgcaaggcctttcctctacagggagacaggttctgctgtggtgcagtggttgcacagcctttcctctacagggagaaaggttctgctgtggtgcagtggttgcacagcctttcctctacaggaagccaggttctgctgtggtgcagtggttgcaaggcctttcctctacagggagacaggttctgctgttatgcagtggttgcacagcctttcctctacagggagaaaggttctgctgtggtgcagtggttgcaagccctttcctctacagggagccaggttctgctgtggtgcagtggttgcacagcctttcctctacaggaagccaggttctgctgtggtgcagtggttgcaaggcctttcctctacagggagccag gttctgctgtggtgcagtggttgcaaggcctttcctctacagggagacaggttctgctgtggtgcagtggttgcacagcctttcctctacagggagccaggttctgctgtggtgcagtggttgcaaggcctttcctctacagggagactggttctgctgtggtgcagtggttgcacagcctttcctctacaggaaGCCAGGTTCTGCAGTGGTTGCAaggcctttcctctacagggagacaggttatgctgtggtgcagtggttgcacagcctttcctctacagggagacaggttctgctgtggtgcagtggttgcacagcctttcctctacagggagccaggtcctgctgtggtgcagtggttgcacagcctttcctctacagggagccaggttctgctgtggtgcagtggttgcacagcctttcctctacagggagccaggttctgctgtggtgcagtggttgcacagcctttcctctacagggagccag gttctgctgtggtgcagtggttgcaaggcctttcctctacagggagacaggttctgctgtggtgcagtggttgcaaggcctttcctctacagggagccaggttctgctgtggtgcagtggttgcaaggcctttcctctacagggagacaggttctgctgtggtgcagtggttgcacagcctttcctcttacagggagccaggttttcctgtgtctacccttctcaatgtcaaggtttttctaaggttttgatcagtaaccatggtcaaatagttatcCACGGTGTACTGTCGacttag
- the LOC127915064 gene encoding uncharacterized protein LOC127915064 isoform X34 → MQLRLRFWQGLSSTGSQVLLWCSGCTAFPLQGDRFCCGAVVAQPFLYREPGSAVVQWLQGLSSTGRQVLLWCSGCKAFPLQGDRFCCGAVVARPFLYRETGSAVVQWLHSLSSTGSQVLLWCSGCKAFPLQGDWFCCGAVVAQPFLYRKPGSAVVARPFLYRETGYAVVQWLHSLSSTGRQVLLWCSGCTAFPLQGARSCCGAVVAQPFLYREPGSAVVQWLHSLSSTGSQVLLWCSGCTAFPLQGARFCCGAVVAQPFLYREPGSAVVQWLQGLSSTGSQVLLWCSGCKAFPLQGDRFCCGAVVARPFLYREPGSAVVQWLQGLSSTGRQVLLWCSGCTAFPLTGSQVFLCLPFSMSRFF, encoded by the exons atgcagctccgtctcaggttctggcaaggcctttcctctacagggagccaggttctgctgtggtgcagtggttgcacagcctttcctctacagggagacag gttctgctgtggtgcagtggttgcacagcctttcctctacagggagccaggttctgctgtggtgcagtggttgcaaggcctttcctctacagggagacag gttctgctgtggtgcagtggttgcaaggcctttcctctacagggagacag gttctgctgtggtgcagtggttgcaaggcctttcctctacagggagacaggttctgctgtggtgcagtggttgcacagcctttcctctacagggagccaggttctgctgtggtgcagtggttgcaaggcctttcctctacagggagactggttctgctgtggtgcagtggttgcacagcctttcctctacaggaaGCCAGGTTCTGCAGTGGTTGCAaggcctttcctctacagggagacaggttatgctgtggtgcagtggttgcacagcctttcctctacagggagacaggttctgctgtggtgcagtggttgcacagcctttcctctacagggagccaggtcctgctgtggtgcagtggttgcacagcctttcctctacagggagccaggttctgctgtggtgcagtggttgcacagcctttcctctacagggagccaggttctgctgtggtgcagtggttgcacagcctttcctctacagggagccaggttctgctgtggtgcagtggttgcacagcctttcctctacagggagccag gttctgctgtggtgcagtggttgcaaggcctttcctctacagggagccaggttctgctgtggtgcagtggttgcaaggcctttcctctacagggagacaggttctgctgtggtgcagtggttgcaaggcctttcctctacagggagccaggttctgctgtggtgcagtggttgcaaggcctttcctctacagggagacaggttctgctgtggtgcagtggttgcacagcctttcctcttacagggagccaggttttcctgtgtctacccttctcaatgtcaaggtttttctaa
- the LOC127915064 gene encoding uncharacterized protein LOC127915064 isoform X44: MQLRLRFWQGLSSTGSQVLLWCSGCTAFPLQGDRFCCGAVVAQPFLYREPGSAVVQWLQGLSSTGRQVLLWCSGCTAFPLQGERFCCGAVVAQPFLYRKPGSAVVQWLQGLSSTGRQVLLWCSGCKAFPLQGDRFCCGAVVAQPFLYREPGPAVVQWLHSLSSTGSQVLLWCSGCTAFPLQGARFCCGAVVAQPFLYREPGSAVVQWLHSLSSTGSQVLLWCSGCKAFPLQGARFCCGAVVARPFLYRETGSAVVQWLQGLSSTGSQVLLWCSGCKAFPLQGDRFCCGAVVAQPFLLQGARFSCVYPSQCQGFSKVLISNHGQIVIHGVLST; the protein is encoded by the exons atgcagctccgtctcaggttctggcaaggcctttcctctacagggagccaggttctgctgtggtgcagtggttgcacagcctttcctctacagggagacag gttctgctgtggtgcagtggttgcacagcctttcctctacagggagccaggttctgctgtggtgcagtggttgcaaggcctttcctctacagggagacaggttctgctgtggtgcagtggttgcacagcctttcctctacagggagaaaggttctgctgtggtgcagtggttgcacagcctttcctctacaggaagccaggttctgctgtggtgcagtggttgcaaggcctttcctctacagggagacag gttctgctgtggtgcagtggttgcaaggcctttcctctacagggagacag gttctgctgtggtgcagtggttgcacagcctttcctctacagggagccaggtcctgctgtggtgcagtggttgcacagcctttcctctacagggagccaggttctgctgtggtgcagtggttgcacagcctttcctctacagggagccaggttctgctgtggtgcagtggttgcacagcctttcctctacagggagccaggttctgctgtggtgcagtggttgcacagcctttcctctacagggagccag gttctgctgtggtgcagtggttgcaaggcctttcctctacagggagccaggttctgctgtggtgcagtggttgcaaggcctttcctctacagggagacaggttctgctgtggtgcagtggttgcaaggcctttcctctacagggagccaggttctgctgtggtgcagtggttgcaaggcctttcctctacagggagacaggttctgctgtggtgcagtggttgcacagcctttcctcttacagggagccaggttttcctgtgtctacccttctcaatgtcaaggtttttctaaggttttgatcagtaaccatggtcaaatagttatcCACGGTGTACTGTCGacttag
- the LOC127915064 gene encoding uncharacterized protein LOC127915064 isoform X2: protein MQLRLRFWQGLSSTGSQVLLWCSGCTAFPLQGDRFCCGAVVAQPFLYREPGSAVVQWLQGLSSTGRQVLLWCSGCTAFPLQGERFCCGAVVAQPFLYRKPGSAVVQWLQGLSSTGRQVLLLCSGCTAFPLQGERFCCGAVVASPFLYREPGSAVVQWLHSLSSTGSQVLLWCSGCKAFPLQGARFCCYGVVAQPFLYREPGSAVVQWLQGLSSTGRQVLLWCSGCTAFPLQGARFCCGAVVARPFLYRETGSAVVQWLHSLSSTGSQVLQWLQGLSSTGRQVLLWCSGCTAFPLQGARSCCGAVVAQPFLYREPGSAVVQWLHSLSSTGSQVLLWCSGCTAFPLQGARFCCGAVVAQPFLYREPGSAVVQWLQGLSSTGSQVLLWCSGCKAFPLQGDRFCCGAVVARPFLYREPGSAVVQWLQGLSSTGRQVLLWCSGCTAFPLTGSQVFLCLPFSMSRFF, encoded by the exons atgcagctccgtctcaggttctggcaaggcctttcctctacagggagccaggttctgctgtggtgcagtggttgcacagcctttcctctacagggagacag gttctgctgtggtgcagtggttgcacagcctttcctctacagggagccaggttctgctgtggtgcagtggttgcaaggcctttcctctacagggagacaggttctgctgtggtgcagtggttgcacagcctttcctctacagggagaaaggttctgctgtggtgcagtggttgcacagcctttcctctacaggaagccaggttctgctgtggtgcagtggttgcaaggcctttcctctacagggagacaggttctgctgttatgcagtggttgcacagcctttcctctacagggagaaaggttctgctgtggtgcagtggttgcaagccctttcctctacagggagccaggttctgctgtggtgcagtggttgcacagcctttcctctacaggaagccaggttctgctgtggtgcagtggttgcaaggcctttcctctacagggagccaggttctgctgttatggagtggttgcacagcctttcctctacagggagccaggttctgctgtggtgcagtggttgcaaggcctttcctctacagggagacaggttctgctgtggtgcagtggttgcacagcctttcctctacagggagccaggttctgctgtggtgcagtggttgcaaggcctttcctctacagggagactggttctgctgtggtgcagtggttgcacagcctttcctctacaggaaGCCAGGTTCTGCAGTGGTTGCAaggcctttcctctacagggagacag gttctgctgtggtgcagtggttgcacagcctttcctctacagggagccaggtcctgctgtggtgcagtggttgcacagcctttcctctacagggagccaggttctgctgtggtgcagtggttgcacagcctttcctctacagggagccaggttctgctgtggtgcagtggttgcacagcctttcctctacagggagccaggttctgctgtggtgcagtggttgcacagcctttcctctacagggagccag gttctgctgtggtgcagtggttgcaaggcctttcctctacagggagccaggttctgctgtggtgcagtggttgcaaggcctttcctctacagggagacaggttctgctgtggtgcagtggttgcaaggcctttcctctacagggagccaggttctgctgtggtgcagtggttgcaaggcctttcctctacagggagacaggttctgctgtggtgcagtggttgcacagcctttcctcttacagggagccaggttttcctgtgtctacccttctcaatgtcaaggtttttctaa